A window of Cryptomeria japonica chromosome 3, Sugi_1.0, whole genome shotgun sequence contains these coding sequences:
- the LOC131078633 gene encoding uncharacterized protein LOC131078633, with the protein MSTVAAVEVESTAGAESSSYEKANLQTEGNFRGRVDLMADLQNFRFQNNSSTIPSLELAETLFKKGIDALQSHKYQDGVRFFDRALRIRVQHYGWLAHECGTTYLEYGRALYSNATVHSISQMYDDSESLNDESEDEEEDNDESSNFSGSSLADTETSSAPASTDERKDISNMEEKKAEGSEAPAIDDASSDNEGLHCRHCEFEMEEEDKDLDLAWKMLNIARRIFEKDKKANYLYIADCSRILGDISLEREDLESFLKNYTKVVTIFEGTRNPDGPHIALLLCNMSLALTSQGRVAETLNYRRRAVRVIKSWLYRVENGVQRIEAELPVRAYDSAPATPKNLAFTAHEKQKIIQLKGEDSNPPFPTALHCFSPFFKFKL; encoded by the exons ATGTCAACAGTAGCAGCAGTGGAAGTCGAATCAACTGCAGGAGCAGAAAGTTCCTCTTACGAAAAAGCCAACTTGCAAACAGAAGGAAATTTTAGAGGAAGAGTAGATTTGATGGCAGATTTACAGAATTTTCGGTTTCAAAACAACTcgtctactattccatcattggaGCTAGCAGAGACACTATTTAAGAAGGGTATCGATGCTCTTCAATCACATAAGTATCAAGATGGAGTTAGGTTTTTCGACAGAGCTCTGAGAATCAG GGTTCAACATTATGGATGGCTTGCTCATGAATGTGGAACGACATATCTGGAATATGGGCGCGCACTCTATTCTAATGCGACTGTGCATTCTATCTCACAAATGTATGATGATAGTGAGTCTTtgaatgatgaatcagaagatgaagaagaagataacgATGAATCTTCAAATTTCAGTGGTTCTTCTCTTGCTGATACTGAAACTTCTTCTGCTCCTGCTAGTACCGATGAAAGGAAAGACATATCTAACATGGAAGAGAAAAAGGCTGAAGGATCAGAAGCCCCTGCTATTGACGATGCATCTTCAGATAATGAAG GACTTCATTGTCGTCATTGTGAATTCGAAatggaagaggaagacaaggattTAGATTTGGCATGGAAAATGCTGAACATCGCGCGAAGGATTTTTGAGAAAGATAAAAAAGCTAATTATCTTTACATAGCAGATTGTAGTAGGATTCTGGGAGATATCTCTCTGGAAAGGG AGGATTTGGAAAGCTTTTTGAAAAATTATACCAAGGTTGTCACTATTTTTGAGGGAACCAGGAATCCTGATGGTCCCCACATAGCATTATT ACTCTGTAATATGTCTTTGGCATTGACCTCTCAGGGGAGAGTTGCAGAAACTCTCAACTATCGCAGGAGGGCTGTTAGAGTGATTAAATCTTGGTTGTACAGAGTTGAGAATGGAGTTCAAAGAATTGAAGCTGAATTACCGGTTAGAGCTTATGATAGTGCACCAGCTACGCCTAAAAATCTTGCATTCACAGCTCATGAAAAACAGAAAATCATTCAATTAAAAGGGGAG GACTCCAACCCGCCATTCCCTACAGCTTTGCACTGCTTTAGTCCTTTCTTCAAGTTCAAACTTTGA